CGTATTTCCGAGTAAACGGGCTTTAGTAAGGAGTGGGATTAAAGTCAAATCCTATAGATTTGAATGGAACGCTCATAAGTGGGCAAATACAGCGCGGCAGGGAACTTTAGAGAGATACGGACCTAAAGGTCTACTGAGGACTGTtagcctccacacacacctccatcATCTCGTGTTGTTagaccaggaggaggaggataaagCTCAAATGAATAAATTAGACCATGAACCCCATTATTTGGAGCAGTATTTAAGCAGTACTCGGATATGTAGCAAGAGATCGATGAATAATCAACACAGGAATCACAggatttaatttttcatttcagtGCGTCTTTAAGTAAAACGTTTATTCATCCAAATTACATTTCGGAGTCCAGGGAATTCATCCTGAGGCATAAAGACatactgatttgtttttatatttgcatatttgaGTTGaattccttgtttttttttaaaggggacatatcatgaaaaactaatttttcagtgcttgtgcacatcaTTCTGGAgtacctaccaacccacaaactgtgaaataagacaacccagtagtcagttttttgtgggctgcttaaatcagaaaacatgtgattcaacaagccattcggatttggctccccttcctatgtcacatgcaggctcttTAGtgtataccgcccacagcttgagaactacctttacaaaggtgcactatatttttctcatgagccaatcagagcagactgggctttttcaggatgGGGTGTTAAatagacaggcgctaaaacagagcgtttcagacagagggtgaatacactacaggtatattcagacagacagtaagaggaaaataatgtgttttttgaacattaaagcatgtaaacatgttctagtagaaacccaaaatacaagtatgaacttgaaagtgagcatgatatgtcccctttaaatcaaaATAGCAAAAAGAAGCTAGTTTGTCATTGGGGTTTGAGTGACACCCTGATTTCACGATAAGAATGCAAACCAGCTATTTTCAGCCTGAGGCAGCTTGTACCCTCATGCTTACTGACCTATTTCTGCACCTCCACCCGACTAGTCTGCCACAGCACTAAACACTAAACCCCACTGGTCCTTTTGAACTAACAAGTGTACCACCAGCTCCGTCTCTTTACGCTGCTCAACCTCTTCTCTCTACCTGCAGGTTGGTTTCTTCCCCTGCGACTGTGTTGAGCTGATAAATGACAAGATTCCCCCCAGTGTTCAAAGCTCGGTGCCGAAGCCAGGTACTCTTCAGCGTGTGTCCGTCCTTTCTGCTTGATGATTTATTTAAGACTTGCTCCCGGGATGTGAGGTGGATTGATTTAAAGTggctgttatgtgtgtgtgtgtcctattAATCAGTGTGTAAGAAGCATGGGAAGCTGGTCACGTTCCTGAGGACTTTTATGAAGTCTCGACCGCCGCCTCAGAAGCTGCGGCAGCGCGGCATCCTCAAAGAGCGAGTGTTTGGCTGTGACCTGGGGGAATATCTCCACAACTCAGGACATGAGGGTAATTTATTCCTACAATGgcttcttttttccccccattttcCATCATGTAATTCTTACCTGCCGGCTGTTCACACGGAAATGTTTCACATTTTCAAACCGTAAATACCCGGGGAGGGGATTACCCCAGTGTGTCTGCTGCCTGTGTAGTGGATTTGTGATGCTTTGCTGTGACGTTTGATGTGAATTGAGTCGGTGGTGTGAATAACCAGCCAGCAGGATGTGCTCCTGCATAGATTCTTGTAGATTTGCCAAAAgctgtgtctttgttttttcaGACGTTTTGAAATGCCCGTGATATGATGGGgaccatttcaaccatttatgTCATTTAAATTTATACAGATGATTGGATTAAAGCTACATGGGTACCTCCGACACATTGATTCGGGTTGTATATGTCTATGCCGGGCCGTAGGAGGAGGTCATGTCCTCTGCATTTCAACTGGATTATATAGtataaggctgcaactaacgattattttcattgttgattaatcgataagttgttTGGTCCATAGAATGTcacaaaatggtgaaaaatgttgattaatgtttcccaaagcccaatatgacgtcctcaaatgtcttgtattgtccacaactcaaagatattgagtttactgtcatagaggagtaaagttaAGAagttaagaagctgaaatcacagattttagacctttttttttctttaaaaaattactcaaactgattaatcgattatcaaaatagtttacGATTGATTTGATAGACAACAAATtgacaattaatcaattcattgatGCAGTTCTAATATGGTCTACgattaaaagaaatgtaaagaTTTTAGGATTTTACGTAGCCCCTGGAAtctgaaattatattttttaacttgTGTGCATGAGATAATAAGTCTCATCTCATGACCCTTCAGATGTATCTTGCCCTGGGATAGGAACCACTGACGTAGACTGAACTGATATTCGTTTCTTCAACACGATTTGAGTAGAATTGAGATAGTAGAGATTACACATAGGTTGTTGTATAATGACATCCTAACTCAATGAAAAAAGCGCAGTGATCACTGAGAACTACATCTTGTTCCTGAGCCTCTTTTGTCTCCTGTAGTCCCGCAGGTTGTTAAGAGCTGTGCTGACTTCATAGAGAAAAACGGAGTCACGGACGGGATCTACAGACTGTCTGGGATCTCCTCCAACATCCAGAAACTCAGGTTTGTACCCATTTGGCTCATTATATTGATTAGAAATGAAACCCAGAAAGTATCAATAAAATAGCTGTAACCGAGCTCCCCATTAACACCATGGACGCTGCTCTCCAAGTTTTTTGAGCTGCTTCTTCTAAAAAACCCATCAAACACAATTTGATTCAAGCTGTGCAGCTTTGAATGGCTATAATGATTTTCTCATCTATTCTGCGTTTGCCAGGAGGAATTCATGAAACAGACTCTCATTAGTAGATAAATCGGGAGGCTCATAATCTGACGGGGTGTTGACAGACGACTGAGTCGAGTGGGAATTTTCTCTCACATGAAAAACTTGTTGACCGTTCACATCTCGATTTGTTAGGATAATGATAAATGTGTGGTGACAGTTTATACTCATTAAGGACCTTCTTCTCTACCTGCTCCACCTCACTGCTAAATATATTTAGTTTGGGGAGGAATATTATTATCTTTTGGCAGTATTATGAATAGTAGTAAACTGGAGAATTTGAGGAATAAATCATTAATTCTCCTCATCAAAAGTAGCTTATAGTGTTCAAATGTGCtccttgtttttgtgttttcatgcTGACAGATGGGCAGTAGGATGACTCCCACGCTGTTctatatcttcttcttctctctgtctccgtctaGGCACGAGTTTGACTCCGAGCAGGTCCCAGATCTGAGCAGGGAAGTCTTCAGACAGGACATCCACTCAGTGGGCTCCCTCTGCAAGCTGTACTTCAGAGAGCTGCCCAACCCTCTGCTCACCTACCAGCTCTACGACCGATTCTCAGTAAGGAACTGGGGCAGGGACTTATACTGCTGGGGGATAGATATGGCAATGGAAACTTGTATAACCCTTCCAGCATTGCGTGGAGAAAAAAGCTGCAGAGGACGCATTATCCCGTTACAGTTATCCCGATGATCAAAGAACTGGAGAAACAATGCAGAAATGTTCAGCTCAGTTTTAAGTGCTGCTCCAAAAAATGGGGTCGTTGCATTACTCTCAGCTTTCTAGGAACAGCAGGGGATGTGCACGCTAAAACGGAATAGCAGATTAAGCgagtcaaaaaaacaaaaaacactgccCTGCTCTGAAtataaaagggagaaaaaaaaaagcgagtGGGACTGTTAAGGCGACTCCCTCTGCTGTGATTATCGGCCTCTCAGCAGTGACGTGCGCTTTAtcctctgtcttcacaggaGGCCGTGTCTGCAGCCACAGATGAGGAGAGGCTGGTCAAAATCCACAATGTCATCCAGCAGCTGCCTCCTCCACACTACAGGTCAGTGAGGTTTAAAAGCTCGTTGTTGCACCCTGGTGGCCTGAAGTGGAAGTGTTTGATGTGCGAAGTGGCATTAATCCTGACTGAACTCACCTGATCTGTGACTCCACCTGCTGGTAATGTGGAGGATAACAGTGTTAGATGACTTGACCCAGGATTGACCTTTTTATTGCCTAAAAGGAAATGTTGACAGGAGGTATGTATATCAACCTATTTTTGCCTTTCTTTACCTACAGGACGTTGGAGTACCTCATGAGACACCTCTCCAACCTTGCCACCTTCAGCCCCATCACTAACATGCACACTAAAAACCTGGCCATTGTCTGGGCGCCTAACCTCCTCAGGTGACTCTTATTCTAGATGTGTGGCTGCATGCAAACTGTTAAAGTGGCATCCATAGCGCCAGCATTGCCGGTTTCCTTCTCGTGTTTCTGTGACAGCGAACTGGGCCACGTCTCCGCGGTCCAGAGCTGTGAAATAGGTTGTGCTgttctgtaactgtaactgtgtcTCAGGTCCAGACAGATCGAGTCGGCCTGCTTTAGCGGCACGGCGGCGTTCATGGAGGTGCGCATCCAGTCGGTGGTGGTGGAGTTCATCCTCAACAACACCGAGGCTCTCTTCAGCGCTAAACTCAACGCCATCATACGTGAAAGCACAGGTAGCTCTAAATAGAAACTAAATGACATGTTGCATCTGTTGTCTGAGGTTAAGTGCATCGctaaaacacttttattttcagGTAACAACACCTTATCCAGACCCAAGTCCCTGCTGGTCAGCTCCCCGTCCACAAAGCTGTTATCTCTGGAGGAGGCCCAGGCTCGCACTCAGGCACAGCTGAGCTCCCCGGCCACCACGCCCAGCCTCAGCCACAGCGACTACATCGAGGTCGGGGAGGGACCCGGGGCTCTGCTCGGCAAGTTCCACACGGTCATCGAGCTGCCGATGGAGAGGTAGCTTAACGGACCGCCTGATCAGTCCTGCTTTTTATTCATCATATGAATTATTCTGCTTCATGAGCATGTGTGAACATGTCATCATTTGATATTTAAGTTGTTCAAAGATAATGTTTTGTGTATGATttctgtttctgtcattttgaagtaGTTCTTAttacgctgatgtatgttcaagtgtttatttttctgataagttttaattagttatttgatgctatataaagcgagtgagacgtcatgattgacagctgtgagtctctcgcTATCAagctggctccaaatgacatcaaaatctcaagatggcagctccggtatccgggatattttggcttcacttttgtacagtgggaggaagtggagatgcgtcgtccatctttatatacagtctatgattacaGCTATTAAACTGTTGTGAGCATTTGCGGCTTttctgttttatgtgttttttttggatggttggtcggacaaaacaatttacagtatttacagtacAGTAGTAATTTACAGTACAAGATTTTGCCTTGAAACCTGAAATGTAATGAAAACGATCGTTAGCAGCAGCcctaatgttttgtttttgtcatttctatttttttgaGCCTGTGTGAGACACTTTTGTTAGATGAAACAGTGTTGAAGATGATTTTGTTTCTTGTGTCGTAGCGGCAAGCGGCCTCCTGTTAAGGCTAAGAAGTCTCCAGTGGGGAACTGGCTCTCCTTTTTCCACCTGGGCAAGTCCCACTCCGTGTCCAAGCGTAAACTGAAGCGGCACCCCAGCGAGCCGAACGAGATAAAGAGCATTGCACTGCCAGGTTGGATCACTTCTGCTGTTACGCAGCCAGGAAACATACATCACCTGGTTGAACTTTTCAATTTCGTCAACTTATCTTGACACTTCAATGTTTTTGAAATGTTCTTCTTTAAAAAAGTTGGTGAGGATTCATTTTATTGAGAAAAATAATTAactctgaaaacatttgcagGTGGAAGAGGAGACAGCGGCACGTTGCGCTCCACCAAAAGTGAGGAATCTCTCACCTCTTTGCACAATGTGGAAGgtaattattcattaaaaaCTTACATTTAGCACACAAGTGGTTTATATTATCTGTATTTCTGTGATTAAATATGCATGTGCTTTTTTTCTCCATCCCAGGGGAACAGCGGAGTTACCGCCCCCGCAGACCTCGCTCAACTAGTGAGGCTGTTTCTGGCGTCTGCAGAGATGACGTACGCAACACCAGAAGCAAAGACGACCACAGGACCCACCCACTGAATGGGAGTCATAACGGTGCTGATCGCGTCCGCACCGCGGCTTATATTTCGCCTCCAACCCAGGAGGACGACCTCGATCTTTGTGCGCCGGCTGAGGGCATCTATAGTTTGGACTTTGACCCCATGTCTTTTCAGCCCTCGGTGACACCAGGGCTGCAACGCAACAGAGATGGAAGTAGATGGAGGAAGAACGCAGGGTGCTCCAGCGAATCGGAGCCAATCTCCTCTCCTAACAACAACATCGGCGGCTATCAGTCTCCAGATATTAGCCCCGTTCTCGGTAAAGGTGGGAGGAAGGTCATCTCCAAGCCGCTCTCTCCTAAACTCAGGAAGAAATCATTAAAGATGCAGGCAGATGTTCAGAATACATCCGCCTCTCCTCCgcctcttccttcctcttctccCCCAATGGAGACGCGTGACGCTCCGCTGGCAGATGGAAAGGAGGCGAGAGCGCCCTACCCACACTGCAGCCCGCTCAGCACAGCGAGCCAGGGGTCGGCCCTGACTGACCTCAGCCAGGCTGCACAGAACCTGCCCGATCCAGGTCAGTACCACTCCTCTTTAACATAATATTTATAGTTGCTatctatttaaatattaatgcaTTCTATAGTTTCTTATGAAAGCTTTTGTGTCTTGTCCCATCATGTCTTACCATAGCTTTGTTTGTCCTGTCATACTGTAGCGTTGTTTGTCTTATCCCCCCCCAGGAACAGATAGACTTATGAGTTCAGTGTCTGTTCTCCCTCCTCACCCTCCCTTGACGAGTGCTGCGCGAAAGCTGGCTTTGGCTCTGGCTGAATCCGCCCAGAAGGCCAGCGGCGGCTCCCAGAGAAGAAACAACGCCCCGTCGCACCCCCTCCAGAGACAGGAAGCCGGTCACGCCCATGACAGACTGCCCCGGCCCTCTGTTCTCGACCTTAAAGTGTACCCCCAGGAGTACCGCGGCCCTCATGTCTCCTCCCAGTGGCAGACATCAGCGCACACACCCGGGGAGAGCCGCTGCTGCCCTCATCCTGTTCATTTCCTGCCCGCCCACCCCGGCTCAGAGCCGTTGCAGGTCATCGGCGGACAGGAGAGCATGTGCAATTTCACGCCAAACGTCAGCCCGCTCGGGTCAGGGAGCTTGGATGGAGGCAGCGCGGAGAGGAGGGACCGCAGGGCGGAGAAAGAAATTATAGATGCCACACAAGCAGAACCCACCTATCAGAGCGTCGGCGTTTCGACACCCACCCAACCTGTCGGCTCCGCTCAGAGCCCGTCAACTTCTCCCGTATATGTGAACACCGACTCCATCAATGTATTTAATTTCCGCGCTGTGCTGGCGGAGACCTCCATGCCTGCCTCAATTGAGGAGGTCATTCCGCGTCCATTACACCCCTCTTCGACCCATCACTACAGCCCAGAGGAGGACAGACCTCACGGCCTGGTCGAGGATGTCTACGGCAATCATCATCTCTATCAACGGCCGATTCAAACAGGACGAATGCCTGCACCTCACTGCCCTCGGCCTGACGCTCTGCCACATCACCTTTCGGGGCCAAAAAGCATATACAGGCAGTCCACTGACGGCCGCTACAGCACTTTAGGGTTAAGGCACCCTTTGTCACCTCAATACGGACGTTACCACAGAGATGAGCACCTCATCAGTGGTTGCTACAGGCAACCGGGCCAATACCAGAGGTCGGATGATAGGCACCCTGCGATGCGAAGGGCTCGCTCCTTCCACACCCCTCAGATTAGCCACTACGAGCTGGCAGAGACAGAAGTCCTGCCCCCCGACACCATGTTTTACGTCGAGCAGGCGTCGAGCCCGGAAGCGCCCTATCAGAGGCTGATTCAGACCGGCGTCCACCCCGTCCGGCAGCAGTTTGAGAAAACGCATGCCGACTATCGTTACAGCCCCTATTCTGATATGAACCCAGTAGATGGCTCCCGCTATTACGTAGAGCCCTGCAGGCCAAGCGGTATCCGACACAGCCAGTCTTACACCATGCGTTCCACGAGGGAAGGTGGACAATCGGATTACTACAACTACTCGCCACACCGCGTCCCTCCTGTGAACAGGGAGCTTTACATAGAAAGCAGGGATACTGTCGTTTATGAGGCTAGAGACGCAGAAGTTTTTGAAAGAGTCGTGTATCAACCGGTCAAGCAGGAGAGTAAATCCAGACGTAGAAATATAGCTGTGTCTCCGTATGAGAGCCCTGTCTCGCCGACTGACACGAGCAACATAATGCACACGAGAAGCAAGTCAGACCCTGGAAACGCCTGCCTCCTCTCCGCCAGCAGGACAGAAAGCCAAAATATCGCGCTAGCTACATCCCCGATGTCCCAGAGGTCTCAACAGGCTGACCCCGAGGTCGCCAGGCAGCATTACGGTCACCGGTCAAGCGCGGAGCAGGGACCATCCAGGCGGATTCAGATCAGAGAGAGCTcctcgcagcagcagcagcagcagcagcagcagcagcagcagcagccgcagcagccgCCGCTTCGCAAAGTCCCCTCGCTTCCAGAAAGGGGCTGTCCTCACCTCAAAAACATCGAGCACAATAACAGAAGCCAAGTGCGAGGTCACGACCAGGATCGGTTCGCGATGACCAACACCGCCAACAGCTACATTGCGAAACCGGGCATCCTCAGGAGGTCGGGGAGGTCGCAGAGCACCAGAGAGAATCGCCACTACTATCATTACCACGCCAAATCCCCTGTGGATCCTGAACATCTGGGATCCTTTTCCACTCAGCCGAACAGAAGGACTCAGAGCACTAAAGTCAGGCCCACACAGTATGACCACAAGGAGGGGTATTACGCAGCGCCCAGACTTAAACCCACAAGATCCGGTAAAGCCGCGGCCGGATATTTGCCCGGCCAGGGCTGCATGTCTCCCCGCGGGCACAGACTGCTGTCTAAGGCTCTGGGTCAGGAGGCTTTTTATCACGCAGCACTGAGATCAGAGGCCGGGGTTTACGACTGATTGTGACCACTGGTTTTTATCCGATTCCACATCGGGGCCAAAGGAGAACAGCACTTTATCCTCTGCCAGACCAACAGACTGTTGTGTtgaaagtgtgtttgttt
The Sebastes fasciatus isolate fSebFas1 chromosome 7, fSebFas1.pri, whole genome shotgun sequence genome window above contains:
- the arhgap32a gene encoding rho GTPase-activating protein 32 isoform X1, coding for MEAGCVVAAVIENAASGPRGEPGSGDVLEGDVLPSTDLDKDDALPQATNNNPPEKKEPQETSTAMARSDDITEHPAEPLLRSCVSTASMKVKNMKKLTFPRGHFPRLAECAHFHYETVDFGNVQLGFAEGQSEGPKAGLDSKELVFLVQITCQGRNWLVKRSYEDFRVLDKHLHLCIYDRRYSQLTELPRNDTIKDAVESVAKMLATYLSRFSAIADNKINCGPVLTWMEIDNKGNHLLVSEEASINVPAIAAAHVTKRYTAQATDELTFEVGDIVSVIDMPPKEDTGWWRGKHGFQVGFFPCDCVELINDKIPPSVQSSVPKPVCKKHGKLVTFLRTFMKSRPPPQKLRQRGILKERVFGCDLGEYLHNSGHEVPQVVKSCADFIEKNGVTDGIYRLSGISSNIQKLRHEFDSEQVPDLSREVFRQDIHSVGSLCKLYFRELPNPLLTYQLYDRFSEAVSAATDEERLVKIHNVIQQLPPPHYRTLEYLMRHLSNLATFSPITNMHTKNLAIVWAPNLLRSRQIESACFSGTAAFMEVRIQSVVVEFILNNTEALFSAKLNAIIRESTGNNTLSRPKSLLVSSPSTKLLSLEEAQARTQAQLSSPATTPSLSHSDYIEVGEGPGALLGKFHTVIELPMESGKRPPVKAKKSPVGNWLSFFHLGKSHSVSKRKLKRHPSEPNEIKSIALPGGRGDSGTLRSTKSEESLTSLHNVEGEQRSYRPRRPRSTSEAVSGVCRDDVRNTRSKDDHRTHPLNGSHNGADRVRTAAYISPPTQEDDLDLCAPAEGIYSLDFDPMSFQPSVTPGLQRNRDGSRWRKNAGCSSESEPISSPNNNIGGYQSPDISPVLGKGGRKVISKPLSPKLRKKSLKMQADVQNTSASPPPLPSSSPPMETRDAPLADGKEARAPYPHCSPLSTASQGSALTDLSQAAQNLPDPGTDRLMSSVSVLPPHPPLTSAARKLALALAESAQKASGGSQRRNNAPSHPLQRQEAGHAHDRLPRPSVLDLKVYPQEYRGPHVSSQWQTSAHTPGESRCCPHPVHFLPAHPGSEPLQVIGGQESMCNFTPNVSPLGSGSLDGGSAERRDRRAEKEIIDATQAEPTYQSVGVSTPTQPVGSAQSPSTSPVYVNTDSINVFNFRAVLAETSMPASIEEVIPRPLHPSSTHHYSPEEDRPHGLVEDVYGNHHLYQRPIQTGRMPAPHCPRPDALPHHLSGPKSIYRQSTDGRYSTLGLRHPLSPQYGRYHRDEHLISGCYRQPGQYQRSDDRHPAMRRARSFHTPQISHYELAETEVLPPDTMFYVEQASSPEAPYQRLIQTGVHPVRQQFEKTHADYRYSPYSDMNPVDGSRYYVEPCRPSGIRHSQSYTMRSTREGGQSDYYNYSPHRVPPVNRELYIESRDTVVYEARDAEVFERVVYQPVKQESKSRRRNIAVSPYESPVSPTDTSNIMHTRSKSDPGNACLLSASRTESQNIALATSPMSQRSQQADPEVARQHYGHRSSAEQGPSRRIQIRESSSQQQQQQQQQQQQQPQQPPLRKVPSLPERGCPHLKNIEHNNRSQVRGHDQDRFAMTNTANSYIAKPGILRRSGRSQSTRENRHYYHYHAKSPVDPEHLGSFSTQPNRRTQSTKVRPTQYDHKEGYYAAPRLKPTRSGKAAAGYLPGQGCMSPRGHRLLSKALGQEAFYHAALRSEAGVYD
- the arhgap32a gene encoding rho GTPase-activating protein 32 isoform X2 produces the protein MEAGCVVAAVIENAASGPRGEPGSGDVLEGDVLPSTDLDKDDALPQATNNNPPEKKEPQETSTAMARSDDITEHPAEPLLRSCVSTASMKVKNMKKLTFPRGHFPRLAECAHFHYETVDFGNVQLGFAEGQSEGPKAGLDSKELVFLVQITCQGRNWLVKRSYEDFRVLDKHLHLCIYDRRYSQLTELPRNDTIKDAVESVAKMLATYLSRFSAIADNKINCGPVLTWMEIDNKGNHLLVSEEASINVPAIAAAHVTKRYTAQATDELTFEVGDIVSVIDMPPKEDTGWWRGKHGFQVGFFPCDCVELINDKIPPSVQSSVPKPVCKKHGKLVTFLRTFMKSRPPPQKLRQRGILKERVFGCDLGEYLHNSGHEVPQVVKSCADFIEKNGVTDGIYRLSGISSNIQKLRHEFDSEQVPDLSREVFRQDIHSVGSLCKLYFRELPNPLLTYQLYDRFSEAVSAATDEERLVKIHNVIQQLPPPHYRTLEYLMRHLSNLATFSPITNMHTKNLAIVWAPNLLRSRQIESACFSGTAAFMEVRIQSVVVEFILNNTEALFSAKLNAIIRESTGNNTLSRPKSLLVSSPSTKLLSLEEAQARTQAQLSSPATTPSLSHSDYIEVGEGPGALLGKFHTVIELPMESGKRPPVKAKKSPVGNWLSFFHLGKSHSVSKRKLKRHPSEPNEIKSIALPGGRGDSGTLRSTKSEESLTSLHNVEGEQRSYRPRRPRSTSEAVSGVCRDDVRNTRSKDDHRTHPLNGSHNGADRVRTAAYISPPTQEDDLDLCAPAEGIYSLDFDPMSFQPSVTPGLQRNRDGSRWRKNAGCSSESEPISSPNNNIGGYQSPDISPVLGKGGRKVISKPLSPKLRKKSLKMQADVQNTSASPPPLPSSSPPMETRDAPLADGKEARAPYPHCSPLSTASQGSALTDLSQAAQNLPDPGTDRLMSSVSVLPPHPPLTSAARKLALALAESAQKASGGSQRRNNAPSHPLQRQEAGHAHDRLPRPSVLDLKVYPQEYRGPHVSSQWQTSAHTPGESRCCPHPVHFLPAHPGSEPLQVIGGQESMCNFTPNVSPLGSGSLDGGSAERRDRRAEKEIIDATQAEPTYQSVGVSTPTQPVGSAQSPSTSPVYVNTDSINVFNFRAVLAETSMPASIEEVIPRPLHPSSTHHYSPEEDRPHGLVEDVYGNHHLYQRPIQTGRMPAPHCPRPDALPHHLSGPKSIYRQSTDGRYSTLGLRHPLSPQYGRYHRDEHLISGCYRQPGQYQRSDDRHPAMRRARSFHTPQISHYELAETEVLPPDTMFYVEQASSPEAPYQRLIQTGVHPVRQQFEKTHADYRYSPYSDMNPVDGSRYYVEPCRPSGIRHSQSYTMRSTREGGQSDYYNYSPHRVPPVNRELYIESRDTVVYEARDAEVFERVVYQPVKQESKSRRRNIAVSPYESPVSPTDTSNIMHTRSKSDPGNACLLSASRTESQNIALATSPMSQRSQQADPEVARQHYGHRSSAEQGPSRRIQIRESSSQQQQQQQQQQQQQPQQPPLRKVPSLPERGCPHLKNIEHNNRSQVRGHDQDRFAMTNTANSYIAKPGILRRSGRSQSTRENRHYYHYHAKSPVDPEHLGSFSTQPNRRTQSTKVRPTQYDHKEGYYAAPRLKPTRSGKAAAGYLPGQGCMSPRGHRLLSKALGQEAFYHAALRSEAGVYD